In Streptomyces longhuiensis, the following proteins share a genomic window:
- a CDS encoding dolichyl-phosphate-mannose--protein mannosyltransferase gives MTSTASSPHSPSTSAPPGRNPGEARQPSTWERRLRRFGHVTRPRGDVGTRLVPPYAPPSSRLWATLGLSDGLARGVTRWSGWLGPLFVTLIAGLMRFWHLGSPKAVIFDETYYAKDAWALIHRGFEVNWDKNANDLILKTGGHVPLPHDAAYVVHPPVGKYVIGIGEWLFGFTPFGWRFMTAVLGTLCVLLVCRIGRRLFRSTFLGCLAGLLLAVDGLAFVMSRTALLDSILVFFVVAAFGCLVVDRDKARGKLAAALPRSEDGVPRPDAHIAETLRLGWRPWRLLAGLCLGLAAGTKWNGFIYLAAFGVLTVLWDVGARRVAGAGRPYVAVLKRDLGWAFLSTVPVAVATYVLSWLGWILSPADGTGGYFRNWAATDGRGGSWTWLFPDWMRSLWHYEHEVYKFNVGLSSPHIYQSNPWSWLVDGRPVSYFYESPLPGKDGCPAGAGDKCAREVLALGTPLLWWAAAFAVLYLLWRWFFRRDWRAGAIACAVAAGYLPWFNYQERTIFFFYAVVFVPFLCLGVAMLVGAILGPPGSGERRRIVGAAGAGVLVLLIVWNFVYFWPIYTGQAIPFDSWQSRMWLDTWV, from the coding sequence GTGACCAGTACTGCGTCCTCGCCGCACTCGCCCTCGACCAGCGCCCCGCCGGGCCGGAACCCCGGCGAGGCGCGACAGCCGTCGACGTGGGAGCGCCGGCTGCGGCGGTTCGGTCACGTGACGCGGCCCAGAGGCGACGTGGGCACGCGGCTCGTGCCGCCGTACGCGCCGCCTTCGTCGCGGCTGTGGGCGACGCTCGGTCTCTCCGACGGCCTCGCGCGGGGCGTGACGCGCTGGTCGGGCTGGCTCGGTCCGCTGTTCGTGACGCTGATCGCGGGCCTGATGCGGTTCTGGCATCTCGGCAGCCCGAAGGCCGTGATATTCGACGAGACGTACTACGCGAAGGACGCGTGGGCGCTGATCCACCGCGGCTTCGAGGTCAACTGGGACAAGAACGCCAACGACCTGATCCTGAAGACCGGCGGCCATGTGCCGCTCCCGCACGACGCCGCGTACGTCGTGCATCCGCCGGTCGGCAAGTACGTCATCGGGATCGGTGAATGGCTGTTCGGGTTCACCCCGTTCGGCTGGCGGTTCATGACCGCGGTGCTCGGCACGCTGTGCGTGTTGCTTGTGTGCCGGATCGGGCGGCGGCTGTTCCGCTCGACGTTCCTCGGCTGTCTGGCCGGTCTGCTGCTCGCCGTGGACGGCCTCGCGTTCGTGATGAGCCGCACGGCGCTGCTCGACTCGATCCTCGTGTTCTTCGTCGTCGCCGCGTTCGGCTGTCTGGTCGTGGACCGCGACAAGGCGCGCGGGAAGCTGGCCGCCGCGCTCCCCAGGAGCGAGGACGGCGTGCCGCGCCCCGACGCGCACATCGCCGAGACGCTGCGGCTGGGCTGGCGCCCGTGGCGGCTGCTCGCCGGTCTGTGCCTGGGGCTCGCCGCGGGCACGAAGTGGAACGGCTTCATCTACCTGGCCGCGTTCGGTGTGCTCACGGTCCTGTGGGACGTCGGCGCGCGCCGCGTCGCCGGGGCCGGCCGGCCCTACGTCGCCGTGCTCAAGCGGGACCTCGGCTGGGCGTTCCTGTCGACGGTGCCGGTCGCGGTCGCCACGTACGTCCTGTCCTGGCTCGGCTGGATCCTTTCTCCTGCCGACGGGACCGGCGGCTACTTCCGCAACTGGGCGGCGACCGACGGGCGGGGCGGCTCCTGGACCTGGCTGTTCCCCGACTGGATGCGCAGCCTGTGGCACTACGAGCACGAGGTCTACAAGTTCAACGTGGGGCTCAGCTCCCCGCACATCTACCAGTCGAACCCGTGGAGCTGGCTCGTCGACGGCAGGCCGGTCTCGTACTTCTACGAGTCCCCGCTGCCCGGCAAGGACGGCTGCCCGGCCGGTGCGGGCGACAAGTGCGCCCGTGAGGTCCTGGCGCTCGGCACCCCGCTGCTGTGGTGGGCGGCGGCGTTCGCCGTGCTCTATCTGCTGTGGCGCTGGTTCTTCCGCCGCGACTGGCGGGCGGGCGCCATCGCGTGCGCCGTCGCCGCGGGCTACCTGCCCTGGTTCAACTACCAGGAACGCACGATCTTCTTCTTCTACGCGGTCGTTTTCGTGCCCTTCCTGTGTCTCGGTGTCGCGATGCTGGTCGGCGCGATCCTCGGGCCACCGGGGTCCGGGGAACGGCGCAGAATCGTCGGGGCGGCGGGCGCGGGCGTGCTCGTGCTGCTGATCGTGTGGAATTTCGTCTACTTCTGGCCGATCTACACCGGGCAGGCGATCCCGTTCGACTCCTGGCAGTCCCGGATGTGGCTGGACACCTGGGTCTGA
- the rsmI gene encoding 16S rRNA (cytidine(1402)-2'-O)-methyltransferase gives MTSSPDSPGTLVLAGTPIGDVSDAPPRLSKELADADVIAAEDTRRLRRLTQALGVTPGGRVVSYFEGNESARTPELVEALAGGARVLLVTDAGMPSVSDPGYRLVAAAVERDIKVTAVPGPSAVLTALALSGLPVDRFCFEGFLPRKAGERMGRLREVAEERRTLVYFEAPHRLDDTLAAMAEAFGADRRAAVCRELTKTYEEVKRGPLGELAKWAAEGVRGEITVVVEGAPEKGAESLDASELVRRVQVREEAGERRKEAIAAVAAEAGLPKREVFDAVVAAKNAARGAPSEGKGLS, from the coding sequence GTGACATCAAGCCCAGATTCCCCCGGAACGCTCGTGCTCGCGGGCACGCCCATCGGAGACGTGTCGGACGCGCCGCCCCGGCTCAGCAAGGAGCTGGCCGACGCCGACGTCATCGCCGCCGAGGACACCCGCAGGCTGCGGCGCCTGACGCAGGCGCTCGGGGTGACCCCGGGCGGGCGCGTCGTGTCGTACTTCGAGGGGAACGAGTCCGCCCGCACGCCCGAGCTGGTCGAGGCGCTCGCGGGCGGGGCCCGGGTGCTGCTCGTGACCGACGCGGGGATGCCGTCCGTGTCCGACCCCGGGTACCGGCTCGTCGCGGCCGCCGTCGAGCGGGACATCAAGGTCACCGCCGTGCCGGGGCCGTCCGCCGTGCTGACCGCGCTCGCGCTGTCCGGGCTGCCCGTCGACCGGTTCTGCTTCGAGGGCTTCCTGCCCCGCAAGGCGGGCGAGCGCATGGGCCGGCTGCGGGAAGTGGCGGAGGAACGCCGCACCCTCGTCTATTTCGAGGCCCCGCACCGCCTCGACGACACCCTCGCCGCGATGGCGGAGGCATTCGGCGCCGATCGCAGGGCGGCCGTGTGCCGCGAGCTCACCAAGACGTACGAGGAAGTGAAGCGGGGCCCGCTCGGGGAACTCGCGAAATGGGCCGCGGAAGGCGTGCGCGGCGAAATCACCGTCGTCGTGGAGGGCGCCCCGGAAAAGGGCGCGGAGTCACTCGACGCCTCCGAGCTGGTACGCAGGGTGCAGGTGCGTGAGGAGGCGGGTGAGCGGCGCAAGGAAGCAATCGCCGCCGTGGCCGCCGAGGCCGGGCTACCCAAGCGTGAGGTCTTCGATGCCGTGGTCGCGGCAAAGAATGCCGCTCGGGGCGCCCCATCGGAGGGCAAAGGACTATCGTGA
- a CDS encoding 4-(cytidine 5'-diphospho)-2-C-methyl-D-erythritol kinase: protein MSVTVRVPAKVNVQLAVGAARPDGFHDLANVFLAVGLHDDVTATAADELTLTCEGPGADQVPLDRTNLAARAAIALGERYGIEPRVHLHIDKDIPVAGGMAGGSADAAGALVACDALWGTGATRDELLDICAELGSDVPFSLVGGAALGTGRGEKLQLLDVGGEFRWVFAAADGGLSTPAVYGEFDRLAQGRAIPEPEASPALLDALRSGDANALAATLTNDLQPAALSLFPALKDTLDAGTAAGALAGLVSGSGPTTAFLCADEESAQAVAGALTASGTCRSVRVTTSPAPGATVVRR, encoded by the coding sequence GTGAGCGTGACGGTACGGGTCCCCGCGAAGGTCAACGTCCAGCTCGCGGTGGGCGCCGCCCGCCCCGACGGCTTCCACGACCTCGCCAACGTCTTCCTGGCCGTCGGCCTGCACGACGACGTCACGGCGACCGCCGCCGACGAGCTGACCCTCACCTGCGAGGGCCCCGGCGCGGACCAGGTCCCGCTGGACCGCACCAACCTCGCGGCCCGCGCCGCGATCGCGCTGGGCGAGCGGTACGGGATCGAGCCCCGCGTCCACCTCCACATCGACAAGGACATCCCCGTCGCCGGCGGCATGGCGGGCGGCTCCGCGGACGCCGCCGGCGCCCTCGTGGCCTGCGACGCGCTGTGGGGCACCGGCGCCACCCGGGACGAACTCCTGGACATCTGCGCCGAGTTGGGCAGCGATGTGCCGTTCAGCCTGGTCGGCGGGGCGGCGCTCGGCACCGGACGCGGCGAGAAGCTGCAACTCCTGGACGTGGGCGGCGAGTTCCGGTGGGTGTTCGCGGCCGCCGACGGAGGGCTCTCGACGCCCGCCGTGTACGGCGAGTTCGACCGCCTGGCGCAGGGGCGTGCGATCCCCGAGCCGGAGGCCTCGCCCGCCCTGCTCGACGCGCTGCGCTCCGGCGACGCGAACGCGCTGGCCGCGACGCTCACGAACGACCTCCAGCCCGCCGCGCTCTCCCTGTTCCCCGCGCTGAAGGACACCCTCGACGCGGGCACGGCGGCGGGCGCCCTCGCGGGCCTGGTCTCCGGCTCGGGCCCGACCACGGCGTTCCTGTGCGCGGACGAGGAGTCGGCGCAGGCGGTCGCCGGCGCCCTCACGGCGTCCGGCACCTGCCGCTCCGTACGGGTCACGACGTCTCCGGCGCCGGGCGCGACGGTCGTCCGGCGCTGA
- a CDS encoding YbaK/EbsC family protein, with product MSTPESAASTASAATTAHPRFAEALTELGLADVLPLVRRFPEATRTAQEAAAAIGCELSQICKSLIFAADSVPVLVLMDGASRVDVELVRRELGAEKVTRAKADVVRATTGYAIGGIPPFGHVTRTRVLADRSLLDHDIVWAAAGTPYAVFPMDPKSLIAHAGAALVDVRESAQ from the coding sequence ATGAGCACCCCGGAATCCGCCGCATCCACCGCATCCGCCGCCACCACCGCGCACCCCCGTTTCGCCGAAGCCCTCACCGAGCTGGGCCTGGCCGACGTACTCCCGCTCGTCCGCCGCTTCCCGGAGGCGACCAGGACCGCGCAGGAGGCGGCGGCCGCGATCGGCTGCGAACTCAGTCAGATCTGCAAGTCGCTGATCTTCGCTGCGGACAGCGTTCCGGTGCTCGTCCTGATGGACGGTGCGTCGCGGGTGGACGTGGAGCTGGTCCGGCGCGAGCTGGGCGCCGAGAAGGTCACCCGCGCCAAGGCGGACGTCGTGCGCGCGACGACCGGGTACGCGATCGGCGGCATCCCGCCCTTCGGGCACGTCACCAGGACGCGGGTCCTCGCCGACCGTTCGCTCCTCGACCACGACATCGTGTGGGCCGCCGCCGGCACCCCGTACGCCGTGTTCCCCATGGACCCCAAGTCGCTGATCGCACACGCCGGAGCGGCCCTCGTGGACGTGCGCGAGAGCGCTCAGTGA
- the rsmA gene encoding 16S rRNA (adenine(1518)-N(6)/adenine(1519)-N(6))-dimethyltransferase RsmA: protein MSTTDPQGPLLGPADIRELAAALGVRPTKQRGQNFVIDANTVRRIVRTAQVTPEDNVVEVGPGLGSLTLALLEAAAHVTAVEIDDVLAAALPATIEARLPQKKDAFALVHSDAMQVRELPGPAPTALVANLPYNVAVPVLLHMLDTFPTIERTLVMVQAEVADRLAAAPGSKVYGVPSVKANWYADVKRAGSIGRNVFWPAPNVDSGLVALVRRTEPVATTASKREVFAVVDAAFAQRRKTLRAALSGWAGSAAAAEAALVAAGVSPQARGEAITVEEFARIAENKQ, encoded by the coding sequence GTGAGCACCACTGACCCCCAGGGCCCCCTGCTTGGCCCCGCCGACATCCGCGAACTGGCGGCAGCCCTGGGCGTGCGGCCCACGAAACAGCGCGGCCAGAACTTCGTCATCGACGCCAACACGGTCCGCCGTATCGTCCGCACCGCGCAGGTCACCCCCGAGGACAACGTCGTCGAGGTCGGCCCCGGCCTCGGCTCGCTGACCCTGGCGCTCCTGGAGGCGGCGGCCCATGTCACCGCCGTCGAGATCGACGACGTGCTCGCCGCCGCGCTGCCCGCGACGATCGAGGCCCGCCTCCCGCAGAAGAAGGACGCCTTCGCGCTCGTCCACTCCGACGCGATGCAGGTACGCGAACTGCCGGGCCCCGCGCCCACGGCGCTCGTCGCGAACCTGCCCTACAACGTCGCCGTGCCGGTCCTGCTCCACATGCTCGACACGTTCCCCACCATCGAGCGCACGCTCGTCATGGTGCAGGCCGAGGTCGCCGACCGCCTCGCGGCCGCCCCCGGCTCGAAGGTCTACGGCGTCCCGTCGGTCAAGGCCAACTGGTACGCGGACGTGAAGCGCGCCGGCTCCATCGGCCGGAACGTCTTCTGGCCCGCGCCGAACGTCGACAGCGGTCTCGTGGCCCTGGTCCGGCGCACCGAGCCGGTGGCGACGACCGCCTCCAAGCGCGAGGTCTTCGCCGTGGTCGACGCGGCCTTCGCCCAGCGCCGCAAGACCCTGCGCGCCGCCCTGTCCGGCTGGGCCGGATCGGCCGCCGCCGCCGAGGCGGCCCTGGTCGCGGCCGGAGTCTCCCCGCAGGCGCGCGGCGAAGCCATCACGGTCGAGGAGTTCGCACGGATCGCGGAGAACAAGCAGTGA
- a CDS encoding penicillin-binding transpeptidase domain-containing protein, giving the protein MRKGAKAAVIGGVFAIMVGGAGYGAYNVVTAVTGSGGSSTAGAPSPRRTGPPTTDEVKDVSQKFLAAWAKSDPDSASTYTNNAESALSALTGWHDDAHITHTTLTAGAPSGAEVPFKVKATVSYEGKRKTLAYDSSLTVVRGLNTGRALVDWQAAVVHPDMRRGDTLVTGEASTPPIEAVDRSGNVLTKEKYPSLGPILDQLREKYGDTAGGRAGVETYIQRESEDAGTKTLLTLVKGKAGELHTTLSATAQAAAERAVKSFDESSVVAVQPSTGQVLAVANHRQDGFNAAFQGEQAPGSTMKVITAAMLIDNGVASVNSPAPCPDTATWQSQTFHNLPGMKANEGANLADSFARSCNTAFVKLIDEKPLTDESLTREAQDRFGLGQDNWKTGIASADGKIPPSGGPDRAANAIGQGQIQMNPLNMASVTATAKTGVFRQPVIVPRSLDDRQLATARGLAPSTAAQLRQMMYRTATVGTGAQVMAGLGPDIGAKTGSAEVTGQTKSNSWFTGYRGDVAAAAVTEEGGHGGDAAGPIVAAVLRAGS; this is encoded by the coding sequence ATGCGCAAGGGGGCCAAGGCGGCTGTGATCGGCGGAGTGTTCGCCATCATGGTCGGGGGCGCGGGGTACGGCGCGTACAACGTGGTGACGGCCGTGACCGGTTCGGGCGGATCGAGTACGGCGGGGGCACCCTCGCCGCGCAGGACCGGGCCGCCGACGACGGACGAGGTCAAGGACGTCTCGCAGAAGTTCCTCGCGGCGTGGGCGAAGTCCGACCCGGACTCCGCGTCGACGTACACGAACAACGCGGAGTCGGCGCTCTCGGCGCTCACCGGCTGGCACGACGACGCGCACATCACGCACACCACGCTGACGGCGGGGGCGCCCTCGGGGGCCGAGGTGCCGTTCAAGGTGAAGGCCACGGTGTCGTACGAGGGGAAGAGGAAGACCCTCGCCTACGACTCCTCGCTCACCGTCGTGCGGGGCCTCAACACCGGCCGGGCGCTGGTCGACTGGCAGGCGGCCGTCGTGCATCCGGACATGCGCAGGGGCGACACCCTCGTCACGGGCGAGGCATCGACGCCGCCCATCGAGGCCGTGGACCGCTCGGGCAACGTCCTGACGAAGGAGAAGTACCCCTCGCTCGGGCCGATCCTGGACCAGCTGCGGGAGAAGTACGGCGACACGGCCGGCGGCCGCGCGGGCGTGGAGACGTACATCCAGCGCGAGAGCGAGGACGCCGGCACCAAGACGCTGCTCACGCTGGTGAAGGGCAAGGCCGGCGAGCTGCACACGACGCTCAGCGCCACCGCGCAGGCGGCGGCCGAGCGGGCCGTGAAGAGCTTCGACGAGTCGTCCGTGGTGGCCGTGCAGCCGAGCACGGGCCAGGTCCTCGCGGTCGCCAACCACCGCCAGGACGGCTTCAACGCCGCCTTCCAGGGCGAGCAGGCCCCCGGCTCCACAATGAAGGTCATCACCGCGGCGATGCTCATCGACAACGGTGTCGCCTCGGTCAACAGCCCGGCACCCTGCCCGGACACCGCGACCTGGCAGAGCCAGACCTTCCACAACCTGCCCGGCATGAAGGCCAACGAGGGCGCCAACCTCGCGGACAGCTTCGCCCGGTCCTGCAACACCGCGTTCGTGAAGCTCATCGACGAGAAGCCGCTGACGGACGAGTCGTTGACCCGCGAGGCGCAGGACCGTTTCGGTCTCGGTCAGGACAACTGGAAGACCGGCATCGCCTCCGCGGACGGCAAGATCCCGCCGTCCGGCGGCCCCGACCGCGCGGCCAACGCCATAGGGCAGGGCCAGATCCAGATGAACCCGCTGAACATGGCGTCCGTCACGGCGACGGCGAAGACGGGCGTCTTCCGGCAGCCGGTGATCGTGCCGCGCTCCCTCGACGACCGGCAGCTCGCCACCGCCCGCGGCCTCGCCCCCAGCACCGCCGCTCAGCTGCGGCAGATGATGTACCGCACCGCGACGGTGGGCACCGGCGCGCAGGTCATGGCGGGTCTCGGACCCGACATCGGCGCCAAGACCGGCTCGGCGGAGGTCACCGGCCAGACCAAGTCGAACAGCTGGTTCACCGGCTACCGCGGGGACGTCGCGGCGGCCGCGGTCACCGAGGAGGGCGGCCACGGCGGCGACGCCGCGGGCCCGATCGTGGCGGCGGTGCTACGGGCGGGTAGCTGA
- a CDS encoding resuscitation-promoting factor translates to MSNSPYGTYEQQETLVALETYEPPPGPHPHADTYVPGYESMETQPAWPVPEALLPRPSAPAADPAPQPAGRAEARRAARRRKRPERPETLRRLLPQALVVAFLAGGTTAFVAADKAVQLSVDGRPRTLHTFADDVGELLADEGVDVGPHDVVAPAPGTALSSGDEVAVRYGRPVHLTIDGERRKVWTTEGTVDGALHQLGVRAEGAYVSTSRSRRIARDGLAFDVRTERSVTVMADGRERTIRTNAATVRDVVDEAGVSLHGQDTTSVPQDSFPRDGQTITVMRIKGSREVREEPIAYEVVRTEDPTLFRGTEVVERAGREGARRVTYALRTVNGVRQKPRRMSAEVVREPRSRLVKVGIKPPPSSVAGADGLHWSALARCESGGRPGATDATGTYGGLYQFDVQTWRSLGGGGRPQDASASEQTYRAKKLYVQRGTSPWPHCGGRLHG, encoded by the coding sequence GTGAGCAATTCGCCGTACGGGACGTATGAGCAGCAGGAAACGCTCGTCGCGCTCGAGACATACGAACCACCGCCCGGCCCCCACCCGCACGCGGACACCTACGTCCCCGGCTACGAGTCGATGGAGACCCAGCCCGCCTGGCCCGTGCCCGAAGCGCTGCTGCCGCGCCCGTCGGCCCCGGCCGCGGACCCCGCCCCGCAGCCCGCGGGGCGCGCCGAGGCCCGCAGGGCGGCCCGGCGCAGGAAACGGCCCGAGCGGCCCGAGACTCTCAGACGCCTGCTGCCGCAGGCCCTCGTCGTCGCCTTCCTGGCCGGCGGCACCACCGCCTTCGTCGCCGCCGACAAGGCCGTCCAGCTCAGCGTCGACGGCAGGCCGCGCACCCTGCACACCTTCGCGGACGACGTCGGCGAGCTGCTCGCCGACGAGGGGGTCGACGTCGGCCCGCACGACGTCGTCGCCCCCGCCCCCGGGACCGCGCTGTCCAGCGGCGACGAGGTCGCCGTGCGCTACGGCAGGCCCGTGCACCTCACCATCGACGGGGAACGCCGCAAGGTGTGGACCACCGAGGGCACCGTCGACGGAGCCCTGCACCAGCTCGGCGTCCGCGCCGAGGGCGCCTACGTCTCCACGTCCCGCTCGCGCCGCATCGCCCGCGACGGCCTCGCGTTCGACGTCCGCACCGAACGCAGCGTCACGGTCATGGCCGACGGCCGCGAGCGCACCATCCGCACCAACGCCGCCACCGTCCGGGACGTCGTCGACGAGGCGGGCGTCTCGCTGCACGGCCAGGACACCACGTCCGTGCCGCAGGACAGCTTCCCGCGCGACGGGCAGACGATCACCGTCATGCGCATCAAGGGCAGCAGGGAGGTGCGCGAGGAACCCATCGCGTACGAGGTGGTGCGCACCGAGGACCCGACCCTGTTCCGCGGCACCGAGGTCGTCGAACGGGCGGGCCGCGAGGGCGCCCGGCGCGTCACCTACGCCCTGCGCACCGTCAACGGCGTCAGGCAGAAGCCGCGCCGCATGAGCGCCGAGGTCGTGCGCGAGCCCCGCAGCCGGCTCGTGAAGGTCGGCATCAAGCCCCCGCCGTCCTCCGTCGCCGGCGCCGACGGCCTGCACTGGAGCGCGCTCGCCCGGTGCGAGTCCGGCGGGCGCCCCGGCGCGACCGACGCCACCGGCACCTACGGCGGCCTCTACCAGTTCGACGTACAGACCTGGCGCAGCCTGGGCGGCGGCGGCCGGCCCCAGGACGCGTCCGCCTCCGAGCAGACGTACCGGGCGAAGAAGCTGTACGTGCAGCGCGGCACGAGCCCGTGGCCGCACTGCGGTGGCCGGCTGCACGGGTAG
- a CDS encoding penicillin-binding transpeptidase domain-containing protein — protein MGSRGRQPERKKANAAVIGGVVAVVVLGAGVSAYALFSGDSDSSTAADDKPQVKTGPVTSAEVRTAADRFLTAWAAGDTAKAAAATDDATAATAALTSYRKDAHLSGVKLTPGKRAGAKMPFAVSATVSYGGKSKPFAYGSELTVVRRVKDGKPLVGWQASVVHPDLKDGDRLVTGAAGDPPIKATDRSGNELTAAKYPSLGTVIDGLREKYGKKAGGTAGIELRVVHKDSGKESEHTPDKTLVALSKGTPGTLRTTISPTAQAAAEREVAKREKAAVVTIKPSTGEILAVANSRPEGFNTALQGSLAPGSTMKIVTSSMLLEKNLAGVDKKHPCPKYVTYGGWKFQNDDKFEIKDGTFRASFARSCNTAFISQAKKLDDGDLTKQAQEVFGLGRDNWSIGVPSFDGAVPVQSQAQMAASLIGQGGVRMNPLNMASVVATAETGEFKQPYLVSPDVDHRTLATASRKLSPSTVSALRELLHYTAVAGTAVEPMSGLGTDMGAKTGSAEVDGQKKPNGWFTAWRGDLASAAVVQQGGHGGDSAGPVVRQMLLAGD, from the coding sequence GTGGGCAGCAGAGGCAGGCAACCCGAGCGCAAGAAGGCGAACGCGGCCGTGATCGGCGGCGTGGTCGCCGTCGTGGTGCTCGGCGCCGGGGTCAGCGCCTACGCCCTCTTCAGCGGCGACTCGGACTCATCGACCGCCGCCGACGACAAGCCCCAGGTCAAGACGGGTCCCGTCACCTCCGCCGAGGTCCGCACCGCGGCCGACCGGTTCCTGACCGCGTGGGCCGCGGGCGACACCGCGAAGGCGGCGGCCGCCACGGACGACGCCACCGCGGCGACGGCCGCCCTCACCTCGTACCGCAAGGACGCCCATCTGTCCGGGGTGAAGCTGACGCCGGGGAAGCGTGCCGGGGCCAAGATGCCGTTCGCGGTGTCGGCGACGGTCTCGTACGGGGGAAAGTCGAAGCCGTTCGCCTACGGCTCCGAACTGACCGTCGTGCGGCGGGTGAAGGACGGCAAGCCGCTCGTCGGGTGGCAGGCGTCCGTCGTGCACCCGGACCTCAAGGACGGCGACCGGCTCGTCACGGGCGCGGCCGGCGACCCGCCGATCAAGGCGACGGACCGCTCGGGCAACGAGCTGACCGCGGCCAAGTACCCCTCGCTCGGCACCGTCATCGACGGGCTGCGCGAGAAGTACGGCAAGAAGGCCGGCGGCACGGCGGGCATCGAACTGCGCGTCGTCCACAAGGACAGCGGCAAGGAGAGCGAGCACACGCCCGACAAGACGCTCGTCGCCCTCTCCAAGGGCACGCCCGGCACCCTGCGCACGACGATCAGCCCGACGGCGCAGGCCGCCGCCGAACGCGAGGTCGCCAAGCGGGAGAAGGCCGCGGTCGTCACCATCAAGCCGTCGACCGGGGAGATCCTCGCCGTCGCCAACTCCCGCCCCGAAGGCTTCAACACGGCCCTCCAGGGCTCTCTCGCGCCCGGCTCCACGATGAAGATCGTGACGTCGTCCATGCTCCTGGAGAAGAACCTCGCGGGCGTCGACAAGAAGCACCCGTGCCCCAAGTACGTGACGTACGGCGGCTGGAAGTTCCAGAACGACGACAAGTTCGAGATCAAGGACGGCACCTTCCGCGCCAGCTTCGCGCGCTCCTGCAACACGGCCTTCATCAGCCAGGCCAAGAAGCTGGACGACGGCGATCTGACGAAGCAGGCCCAGGAGGTCTTCGGGCTCGGCCGCGACAACTGGTCGATCGGCGTGCCCAGCTTCGACGGCGCGGTCCCGGTGCAGTCGCAGGCGCAGATGGCGGCCTCGCTGATCGGGCAGGGCGGGGTGCGGATGAACCCGCTCAACATGGCCTCGGTCGTCGCCACCGCCGAGACCGGCGAGTTCAAGCAGCCCTACCTCGTCTCGCCCGATGTCGACCACCGCACGCTCGCCACGGCCTCCCGCAAGCTGTCACCGTCGACCGTGAGCGCCCTGCGCGAGCTGCTGCACTACACGGCGGTCGCCGGTACGGCGGTCGAGCCGATGTCGGGGCTCGGCACCGACATGGGCGCGAAGACCGGCTCGGCGGAGGTCGACGGGCAGAAGAAGCCGAACGGCTGGTTCACGGCCTGGCGCGGCGACCTGGCCTCGGCGGCGGTCGTCCAGCAGGGCGGCCACGGCGGTGACTCGGCGGGTCCCGTGGTGCGGCAGATGCTGCTCGCCGGGGACTGA
- a CDS encoding TatD family hydrolase, with protein sequence MSSDRSKDVTPPPLPAPLAVPVADSHTHLDMQSGTVEEGLAKAASVGVTTVVQVGCDVNGSRWAADTAAAHPSVHATVALHPNEAPRIVLGDPDGWSRQGERTAGGDAALDEALAEIDRLAALPHVKGVGETGLDHFRTGPEGIAAQERSFRAHIEIAKRHGKALVIHDRDAHDDVLRILKEEGAPERTVFHCYSGDAEMARICAENGYFMSFAGNVTFKNAQPLRDALVAAPRELVLVETDAPFLTPAPYRGRPNAPYLIPVTLRAMAAVKGLDEDTLAAAVSANTARAFGY encoded by the coding sequence ATGAGTTCTGACCGTTCGAAGGACGTCACCCCGCCGCCGCTGCCCGCGCCCCTCGCGGTGCCGGTCGCCGACTCGCACACCCACCTCGACATGCAGTCGGGCACGGTGGAGGAGGGCCTCGCCAAGGCCGCGTCGGTGGGTGTGACGACCGTCGTCCAGGTCGGCTGCGACGTGAACGGTTCCCGCTGGGCCGCCGACACCGCGGCCGCGCATCCGAGCGTGCACGCCACCGTCGCCCTGCACCCGAACGAAGCGCCCCGTATCGTCCTCGGCGACCCCGACGGCTGGTCGCGCCAGGGCGAGCGCACGGCCGGCGGTGACGCCGCCCTCGACGAGGCGCTCGCGGAGATCGACCGGCTCGCGGCCCTCCCACACGTCAAGGGCGTCGGCGAGACCGGACTCGACCACTTCCGTACGGGACCTGAAGGCATCGCCGCGCAGGAGCGCTCCTTCCGTGCCCACATCGAGATCGCCAAGCGGCACGGCAAGGCGCTCGTGATTCACGACCGCGACGCCCATGACGACGTGCTGCGCATCCTCAAGGAGGAGGGCGCCCCCGAGCGCACCGTCTTCCACTGCTACTCCGGAGATGCCGAAATGGCCCGGATCTGCGCCGAGAACGGCTACTTCATGTCGTTCGCCGGGAACGTCACCTTCAAGAACGCGCAGCCCCTGCGCGACGCGCTCGTGGCCGCCCCGCGCGAGCTCGTCCTGGTCGAGACCGACGCGCCCTTCCTGACCCCCGCGCCCTACCGCGGACGGCCTAACGCCCCTTATCTCATTCCGGTCACACTGCGCGCGATGGCCGCGGTGAAGGGTCTCGACGAGGACACCCTCGCGGCGGCCGTCTCGGCCAACACGGCCCGCGCTTTCGGCTACTGA